ATTGAAATGGCTGATCACAAATCCCGGAAGGCTTTACAGAGAATTTCTCGGGGGCAGACGAAAGACGTATTACAAGCCCCTCCCCTTTTTTGTTTTATGTACGCTGCTATACCTGGTGATCAGGTCGCTGCTGCACTATGATCCGCTGGAGGGTTCCTTTGAAAATGCCAGTGCCGATGCCCGCCCGATAGGCGCAATGATGAAAAAGGCTTCCTACTTCATGGTGGCATATATCAACCATATCATGTTTATTCTGGCCCTCGTGCTGGGGTTGTTTCATAAAATGTTTTTCCCGAAAGCATATAACCTTGCAGAATACACAGCGGTAGGTTTTTATATCAGCGGTGTGTACATCCTGGCCGGCACCCTGGAAATGATCACCACCGTTTACATTTACCCCGTGCCCAAGGCTGTGCAGTTGGGTTTCCTGGTGGCCTATACTTTTATCTCCATCCTGTCACTTCACCGTTCCTATAAATTATGGAGCATCATAAGGGCCCTGCTGGCCGGTGTTTTCAGTCTGATTTTTTACATGATTTTCGGATTCGGGGTGAGTGTACTGATTGTTTGGTTGATGGGGTGAGCTACACCCGGTGCTTCGTTAATTTTCCGATCACCGAACCCAGAGATGCTTCCAGTCTGGCCAGGGCTTCAGCAACTGCCCGGTCATACGAATCCGCACTGCTTACAACGGCAAAAGGTTGCATTCCTTCCACACGTGCCTCCAATGCACAGCGCTTGTCATCCAGTCCGTTTTTTGCGCCATCCACATCCTTGAGGTAACACTCAATCCTGGTCACATAGGGATCGAATCTTTTTAATTTTTCCGAGATCAGGTCAGTCAGCGATGCATTGAATGCCTGACTTCCCCTGATCATTCCTCCTGTATTGATCTGTACTTTCATCCGTTTTGGTTTAGGGGGTAAAAAATCAGTAGGGTGAATCATGATAACGTCCTAATTCATCCAGATAAATCCTTTTCTTCCTTCCGTCTTCCGTTACTTCCAGGCAATAAAACCACCCTCCGGATGGCGTGGTCACTTTAAAGCTTTTCATGATTTCCTGACCATCCCTGCCATCTTCCTTAAAAGCATCGCTTACAACTGATGGTAAATCTGCTGGCAGGATTTCCTGAAATATGGCCACCAGCAACATATCCTTACGGCCGGAATTGACCACCGCCTCATTGTACACCCCATTTTCATAGAATGTTATTTTTGAATGATGGTCATTGATCTGATAGACATTCCCTATCCTCAGCTGATCAAATGCGTGAGGACGCTCTTTCTGCAATACCTTCACATGCCGTTTGATAATGTCCACATCTTCAATCGGGGCATATTTCTGAGCGAATAAAGAATGATTCTGGCCGCATAACATCAAGCCGGTTAATACAACAAGTTTTAAACTGCCTGCTTTCCGGTTGACGGGGTTTGGTTTATTCATACTTCGGGGTTTGATGAATTGCAAAGGTTCACAAAGTCACAATGTATCCTGATGACCTACCTCAAAGCATGGTTTGATAAACATCATAGGTCACCTATCAACGGATCGGTGAAAAAGGAAGGTTGATGTTTTCTGCTATAACTGTTAGCAGATAAGTCAATACGGATAGCCGGTTATCTCTGCACAGAGCCGGTTATAAAAAAAGGTCAGAGGTCCTTTCGGGCCTCTGACCAAGTATAACAAACAATTAACCTTTGAATATTACTCTTTGACAATGCGATGGGCCTTGACCCCTTCGTCGTTGCGTATATTCAGGAAATAAATGCCGGGACTGAGGTTAAGTGCATTCAGGTCAATGGAAACTTCCTTCTGACCATTCACCTCAAGTTCGTACACAGTTTGTCCGGTTGTAGTGATGACAGAAACCGCTTGAATTTCAACACCTGCCTTCACCATTACCCGATCACGCACCGGATTAGGAAACACGTTGTACAAGGTTGCACTTAACGGTTGGTCCGAACCGGTTGTAATAGAACAGGCAACGGTATCAGTGGCCAGGGCTTTGCAGCCTTGAGCATCGGTCACGGTAACCGTATATACACCAGGATACAAACCGGTGGCCGTAGCTGCAGTTTGAACGGGATTGGTATCCCACTCGTACATGTAGGTGCCACCTGCACCACCTGAAGCGATAACACTGGCGGTACCGTCGCTGGCATCACAGTTGGTGGAAGCTTCACTGCTGATTTTATTAATCACCAGTGGTTTGCGCCCTTGAACAGTAGCCGAAGCCGTTACGCTACAACCGTTGGCATCGATAATCACCACGCTATAGTCGCCGGGATGCAATCCTGTTGCAGTTGATGTGGTTTGTACCGGATTGGTATCCCATGTGAATGAATAGGCCGAACTGCCTCCTGCCACAGATACACTCACTTTACCATTGTTGCCTTCACAGTTGGAAGCATCGGTCACGTTGAGGTTGCTGATCACCAAAGGAGCAGGACCATCCACGGAAGCCGTGGCCTGTACAATGCAACCGTAGGCATCGGTAACGACCACGGAATAGGTACCCGGGGTCAGGCCGGTAGCGGTTGCAGTAGTTTGTGCCGGTGTGGTATTCCACAGATAAGAATAGGAGGCCGAACCACCTTCAACGAGTGCAGTCAGTTTACCATTGCTGGCACTGCAATTGCTGGCATTCACCGCCACTACATCAGCGATCATGAGCGGATCCGGTCCCTTCACCGTTGCAGTTCCCTGAACGGAACATCCGTTAACATCGGTCACCGTAACGGTATATTGACCTGGTGTCAATCCAGTAGCGGTCGCCGTTTTCTGCACCGGACTGGTGTTCCATTTATAAGTGTAAGAAGAAGAGGTCATCCCGCCGGTTGCGGATACCGTCACCTTACCGTTGGTCGCATCACAGTTAGTAGCATCCACCACACCCATGTTATTGATCAGAAGTTGTGCCGGTTGTCCGATATGAACGGATAAGCTGATGAACGATCCGTTGTTATCGTTGATGGTCACATAATAGTAACC
This sequence is a window from Flavobacteriales bacterium. Protein-coding genes within it:
- a CDS encoding DUF3667 domain-containing protein, whose product is MKCLNCGQEVTGKFCASCGQRGDLGRITFRDTIADFLSTLFLIDGPLPQTLKWLITNPGRLYREFLGGRRKTYYKPLPFFVLCTLLYLVIRSLLHYDPLEGSFENASADARPIGAMMKKASYFMVAYINHIMFILALVLGLFHKMFFPKAYNLAEYTAVGFYISGVYILAGTLEMITTVYIYPVPKAVQLGFLVAYTFISILSLHRSYKLWSIIRALLAGVFSLIFYMIFGFGVSVLIVWLMG
- a CDS encoding HPF/RaiA family ribosome-associated protein; this encodes MKVQINTGGMIRGSQAFNASLTDLISEKLKRFDPYVTRIECYLKDVDGAKNGLDDKRCALEARVEGMQPFAVVSSADSYDRAVAEALARLEASLGSVIGKLTKHRV